Proteins co-encoded in one Bremerella sp. TYQ1 genomic window:
- a CDS encoding APC family permease, with protein sequence MTSQSHATSLRRELGIPGAVITGLGSILGTGVFVSIGIAAGIAGDSVILAIVVAALVAICNGLSSAQLAANHPVSGGTYEYGNRWLTPSLGFLAGWTFLWAKSASAATAALGFSGYLLQLCGVESTVFLVPLSLAGISILTLIVLRGIRRSAQANAIIVGTTLLSLGVFILAGMLSGGARELTWQEIMPSSGSASSFAQAVGLMFVAYTGYGRIATLGEEVKSPRRTIPIAVIVTLGLSMLIYFGVALVSVQTIGAVGLAEVTVSGAAPLQTVSQAFSLPGISVLMSVGAITAMLGVLLNLLLGLSRVLFAMGRRGDMPKDLASVSSKTGDPWIATLVMALVISAIASLGSVKLAWSFSAFTVLIYYAITNACALRLKKSERLYPRIFPIIGLISCLFLSFWVDRYVWFIGLGIIVLGLIWHLLAQRLHSSVNNN encoded by the coding sequence ATGACTTCGCAATCGCATGCCACTTCTTTACGCCGCGAACTAGGTATTCCCGGTGCGGTGATCACCGGTCTCGGATCGATTCTGGGAACAGGCGTTTTTGTCAGCATTGGTATCGCCGCCGGAATCGCTGGAGATTCAGTTATTCTGGCCATCGTTGTCGCGGCTTTAGTCGCTATCTGCAATGGACTAAGCAGTGCTCAACTGGCAGCAAACCATCCCGTTAGTGGAGGTACCTACGAATATGGAAACCGTTGGCTAACTCCGTCGCTAGGCTTTCTTGCAGGTTGGACATTCTTGTGGGCCAAGTCAGCCTCGGCAGCGACTGCGGCGCTCGGCTTTTCAGGCTATCTCCTGCAGCTTTGTGGCGTCGAATCCACTGTCTTTCTGGTTCCTCTATCGCTTGCGGGAATTTCGATATTGACATTGATCGTGCTTCGAGGCATCCGGCGCAGCGCCCAGGCAAATGCCATCATCGTCGGAACGACGCTGCTTTCTCTTGGGGTTTTCATTCTTGCCGGAATGCTTTCGGGCGGGGCGCGTGAGCTGACGTGGCAGGAGATTATGCCAAGCTCAGGCTCTGCGTCCTCGTTCGCGCAAGCCGTAGGACTCATGTTCGTTGCTTACACGGGTTACGGAAGAATTGCGACGCTGGGTGAAGAAGTCAAAAGCCCGAGACGCACCATCCCGATTGCGGTAATCGTAACGCTAGGGCTCTCTATGTTGATCTATTTCGGCGTCGCGTTGGTTAGTGTTCAAACCATCGGAGCTGTCGGCTTAGCAGAAGTAACCGTATCAGGTGCCGCTCCCTTACAAACCGTGTCACAGGCATTCAGCTTACCTGGTATTTCGGTGCTGATGTCCGTGGGCGCAATCACGGCCATGTTAGGAGTGCTCTTGAATCTGCTGCTTGGTTTATCGCGTGTGCTGTTTGCGATGGGCCGCCGAGGAGATATGCCGAAAGACTTGGCATCCGTTTCTTCGAAGACCGGCGATCCTTGGATAGCGACCCTTGTCATGGCATTAGTAATCTCGGCGATCGCCAGCCTGGGAAGCGTCAAACTGGCTTGGTCTTTCAGTGCGTTTACAGTGCTAATTTACTATGCCATTACCAATGCGTGTGCGTTACGTTTGAAGAAGTCGGAACGACTTTATCCACGTATATTTCCCATTATCGGCCTGATCTCCTGTTTGTTTCTTTCGTTTTGGGTCGATCGATACGTCTGGTTTATAGGGCTGGGAATCATTGTGCTGGGGCTGATTTGGCATTTGCTTGCACAGCGTCTGCATTCGTCTGTTAACAACAATTAA
- a CDS encoding ankyrin repeat domain-containing protein codes for MQYRCPLCRTNGVVPDKARGHEVMCLKCRDHFFIPDQTLEERIKLGIFTAARRNDGEVIIALADRGDNLDVQEEETGHTPLHISSYYGKLFAGRELIHRGASLEIRASKTVQTPLFYAARENNPKIVRWLLENGADANPQDPDGTTPLHWAARKGYIDVARALVEGGADYRIENLNGLRPLQFAVSYHHPELRDFLISVERASKFIASQRTRSNTKSGKLNKFLFGYGKS; via the coding sequence ATGCAATACCGCTGTCCGCTTTGCCGAACCAACGGCGTCGTGCCAGATAAGGCACGCGGCCACGAAGTCATGTGCCTAAAGTGCCGCGACCACTTCTTCATTCCTGATCAAACTCTGGAAGAACGAATCAAGCTGGGGATCTTCACCGCCGCAAGGAGAAACGATGGTGAAGTCATCATCGCCCTGGCAGATCGTGGCGACAATTTGGATGTGCAAGAGGAAGAAACAGGCCACACGCCGCTGCATATATCTTCCTACTACGGAAAGCTGTTCGCCGGAAGAGAGCTGATTCACCGCGGAGCATCACTGGAGATCCGTGCTTCAAAAACCGTTCAAACGCCGTTGTTTTATGCCGCAAGAGAGAACAACCCCAAGATTGTACGCTGGCTTTTAGAAAACGGTGCCGATGCAAATCCACAAGATCCAGACGGAACGACGCCGCTGCACTGGGCTGCGCGGAAGGGATATATCGATGTCGCTCGTGCACTTGTCGAAGGGGGTGCGGACTACCGGATTGAGAATCTCAACGGACTGCGGCCTTTGCAATTTGCCGTTTCGTATCACCATCCTGAACTGCGTGACTTTTTAATCTCTGTGGAACGAGCGTCAAAATTCATCGCTTCACAGCGAACACGCTCGAATACCAAGTCTGGTAAGCTCAACAAGTTTCTTTTTGGCTACGGCAAAAGTTGA
- a CDS encoding AraC family transcriptional regulator: MSNTIGAELALTGLFEYLPDVFHYVKDREGCFVAANENLWRMRGCESQDEMLGKTDLDLHPRYLAERYMAEDQAVMESGKPLPNQIWLVPSNPGELKWFISSKMPLRSTAGDVIGIAGVMRDLEKAKSVSSTLNSFDKVVSYVLGNYETPLRVDELAAMVHLSISQFDRRFKALYHMTPQQYILRVRIHAACHELLASEASIAQIATACGFYDQSYFTRQFRKYMGTSPREYRMRYQDALIDLPGNLGLVPPPLS, encoded by the coding sequence TTGAGTAATACCATCGGTGCCGAACTTGCCCTTACAGGGCTCTTTGAATACCTTCCTGACGTATTTCACTACGTTAAAGACCGCGAAGGCTGTTTCGTCGCCGCCAACGAAAACCTCTGGCGAATGAGAGGCTGCGAATCGCAAGACGAAATGCTCGGAAAAACCGATCTCGACCTTCACCCGAGATATCTTGCCGAACGGTATATGGCCGAGGATCAGGCCGTCATGGAATCGGGCAAACCATTGCCGAACCAAATTTGGCTTGTTCCGAGTAATCCGGGTGAGTTGAAGTGGTTTATTTCCAGCAAAATGCCACTCCGTTCAACAGCAGGCGACGTTATCGGAATTGCTGGCGTCATGCGTGACTTGGAGAAAGCGAAGTCGGTCTCCAGCACGTTAAATAGTTTCGATAAGGTCGTCAGCTATGTTCTGGGAAACTACGAAACCCCGCTGCGCGTGGATGAACTCGCGGCGATGGTTCACCTTTCGATCAGTCAGTTTGACCGTCGTTTCAAGGCGCTTTATCACATGACTCCTCAACAGTACATTTTGCGCGTGCGAATTCACGCAGCGTGCCATGAACTGTTGGCTAGCGAGGCATCAATCGCCCAAATCGCCACTGCTTGTGGTTTTTATGATCAAAGTTACTTCACGCGGCAGTTCCGGAAGTATATGGGGACCTCGCCAAGAGAATATCGCATGCGGTATCAAGACGCATTAATTGACCTGCCAGGTAATCTTGGCCTCGTTCCCCCACCGCTTTCTTGA
- a CDS encoding sulfatase, with translation MRAFRFGIIALFALVISYGLTSSAQSAERPNVVFILIDDMRYDAMGFMGHPFLKTPQIDAMAAQGANFTNAFVTTSLCSPSRASILTGQYMHNHRVVDNNHTDLTDTIFFPQYLQKEGYQTGFFGKWHMGGGTDAPRPGFDQWVSFRGQGHYNPPGPKWTLNVNGKSVPQKGYITDELTDYAIDWLDTLDREKPFFMYLSHKAVHARFEPAERHKDLYADVEIETPASQANTEENYAGKPMWVKNQRNSWHGVDFPYHSSLNIKEYYRDYCRCMNAVDDSVGRVRKYLDENDLADNTIVMLMGDNGFLFGEHGLIDKRNAYEESMRVPLVVEAPGILAPNSTVEAVVANIDIGPTILELAGIDTPEQMDGRSFVKIAKGTMPVKDWRKHLLYEYYWEWNFPHTPTMFALRGDRYKFIQYHGIWDTDELYDLENDPHEMHNLINDPGLQSTVRDMRNAINQELKERGAMQVPFGMKRGSGANLRREAGSHAAEFPEDIIRENNANQ, from the coding sequence ATGCGAGCGTTTCGATTTGGCATTATTGCCCTTTTCGCCCTTGTAATCAGCTACGGTCTTACGAGCTCGGCCCAATCCGCAGAACGACCAAACGTTGTCTTCATTCTGATCGATGACATGCGGTACGACGCGATGGGATTCATGGGGCATCCGTTTCTAAAAACGCCTCAAATCGACGCGATGGCCGCCCAAGGGGCAAACTTTACCAATGCGTTCGTAACGACGTCGCTATGTTCGCCAAGCCGGGCCTCAATTTTGACCGGGCAATACATGCATAATCATCGGGTGGTCGACAACAATCATACCGATCTGACCGATACGATTTTCTTTCCTCAGTATCTTCAGAAAGAAGGCTACCAAACGGGCTTCTTTGGTAAGTGGCATATGGGAGGTGGAACGGATGCACCGCGGCCTGGTTTTGATCAGTGGGTTAGCTTCCGAGGACAGGGGCATTACAATCCTCCTGGTCCTAAGTGGACGCTAAACGTCAACGGCAAGTCTGTGCCACAAAAAGGTTATATCACAGACGAGTTAACCGACTATGCAATCGATTGGCTCGACACACTCGATCGGGAAAAACCGTTCTTCATGTATCTCTCGCACAAAGCAGTGCACGCACGCTTTGAACCAGCCGAGCGCCACAAAGATTTGTACGCCGACGTCGAAATCGAAACGCCTGCTTCCCAGGCAAACACCGAAGAGAACTATGCCGGTAAACCGATGTGGGTCAAGAACCAGCGAAATAGCTGGCACGGCGTCGACTTTCCTTATCACTCTTCGCTCAACATCAAAGAATACTACCGCGATTATTGTCGGTGCATGAACGCTGTCGATGACAGTGTCGGTCGGGTTCGAAAGTACCTGGATGAAAATGATCTCGCCGATAACACAATCGTCATGCTGATGGGCGATAACGGTTTCCTCTTCGGCGAGCATGGATTGATCGACAAGCGAAATGCTTACGAGGAGTCGATGCGTGTGCCTCTAGTGGTGGAGGCTCCCGGAATTCTGGCTCCCAATTCAACAGTGGAAGCGGTTGTTGCCAATATCGATATCGGTCCAACAATTCTCGAACTTGCTGGCATCGACACACCAGAGCAAATGGATGGCCGAAGCTTCGTCAAAATCGCGAAGGGAACGATGCCTGTTAAAGATTGGCGAAAGCATCTTCTGTACGAGTACTACTGGGAATGGAATTTCCCTCACACGCCTACGATGTTTGCCCTTCGAGGAGATCGCTACAAGTTCATCCAATACCATGGCATTTGGGATACGGACGAACTTTACGATTTAGAAAACGACCCGCACGAGATGCATAACTTGATCAACGATCCAGGGCTTCAGAGTACCGTTCGTGACATGCGAAACGCGATCAATCAAGAGCTGAAAGAACGTGGCGCCATGCAAGTTCCCTTCGGAATGAAGCGAGGGTCCGGCGCTAATCTTCGACGTGAAGCAGGCTCGCATGCTGCTGAATTTCCAGAAGATATCATTCGTGAAAATAATGCGAATCAATAG
- a CDS encoding sulfatase, with translation MQASSVFGAFLFLFALAITGQSHAAEQPNVVILLSDDQRWDDYSFQDHDVIQTPNIDRLASQSLVYQRGYVPTSLCRPSLASLFTGLYPHQSGITGNDPRENKRTNAGRQVLVDRFKENPRLADILGKHGYVSFQSGKWWEGHHSEGGFTAGMSHGDVTKGGRHGDVGLKIGRKTMQPVFDFIDEAVKEDKPFFLWYAPMMPHLPHDPPQRILKKYTAEGRSLNVAKYYAMCDWWDETCGQVLDHLEEKNVADNTVVIYLCDNGWIQRADQGGGAVGGPRGKRSVYDGGTRTPIMIRYPGHVEPGQNDKSLASSIDVVPTILDAVGIQSEFEFPGISLLDKQQVGEREAIFGEIYSHDIPDFRHPELGLYYRWIIDGNYKLIVPTGQEEGEYGPVESALFDLSSDPEEEKNIIADHPQVAAKLKTKLDAWWSPDVKTK, from the coding sequence ATGCAAGCCTCTTCGGTTTTTGGTGCGTTTCTTTTCTTGTTTGCGTTAGCAATTACAGGACAAAGTCACGCCGCCGAGCAGCCTAACGTTGTCATCCTTTTATCGGACGATCAACGCTGGGACGACTATTCGTTTCAAGACCATGACGTAATTCAAACGCCCAATATAGATCGGCTTGCGTCGCAGTCGCTGGTTTACCAACGAGGCTACGTTCCGACATCGCTTTGCCGGCCATCGTTGGCCAGCTTGTTTACCGGGCTGTATCCCCACCAGTCGGGAATCACTGGGAATGATCCTCGTGAAAACAAACGAACGAATGCTGGCCGTCAAGTTTTAGTAGACCGATTCAAAGAGAATCCCCGACTTGCGGATATCTTAGGCAAGCATGGATATGTTAGTTTCCAGTCTGGAAAGTGGTGGGAAGGACATCACAGCGAAGGCGGTTTCACCGCTGGAATGTCTCATGGCGATGTGACCAAAGGGGGGCGACACGGAGACGTTGGTTTGAAGATCGGCCGCAAGACGATGCAGCCCGTTTTTGACTTCATCGACGAAGCGGTGAAAGAAGATAAACCGTTCTTTCTGTGGTACGCACCGATGATGCCACATCTTCCACACGATCCGCCACAACGAATTCTTAAGAAGTACACCGCCGAAGGTCGTTCGCTGAATGTGGCCAAGTACTATGCCATGTGTGACTGGTGGGACGAAACATGTGGGCAAGTGCTCGATCATCTTGAAGAGAAAAACGTTGCTGACAATACCGTCGTCATCTACTTGTGCGACAACGGTTGGATTCAGCGGGCAGATCAGGGTGGAGGAGCCGTCGGTGGCCCGCGCGGGAAACGTTCGGTTTACGACGGCGGCACTCGGACGCCCATCATGATTCGGTACCCAGGACATGTCGAACCAGGGCAAAACGATAAGTCGCTCGCCAGTAGCATTGATGTCGTTCCCACCATCCTGGATGCCGTGGGAATTCAATCCGAATTCGAGTTTCCGGGCATCAGCCTGCTAGACAAACAACAGGTCGGCGAACGAGAGGCGATTTTTGGTGAGATCTATTCGCATGACATTCCTGACTTCCGACACCCTGAGCTAGGTCTCTACTATCGGTGGATTATTGATGGCAACTACAAGCTGATAGTTCCGACAGGGCAGGAAGAAGGGGAGTATGGACCAGTCGAATCGGCACTGTTCGATCTTTCCTCGGATCCCGAAGAGGAAAAGAACATTATCGCCGATCACCCCCAGGTTGCGGCAAAACTAAAGACGAAACTGGATGCCTGGTGGTCGCCAGACGTTAAAACGAAGTAA
- a CDS encoding DUF1501 domain-containing protein, with amino-acid sequence MFTFQGRGKSVTCNGQTRRDFLQVGTLGAVGLSLPHMFAAKANGALKPDHDDRNCIMIFNLGAPSQLDLWDMKPDAPAEVRGPFKPISTKNPDLQLSEILPRHAEIADKISLVRSVHHTGAAVHDAGWQMMQTGRLFTGGVNTPHLGSVVSFERGRKTDLPAFAVLPQLMGRGGGNMPNGQAGGFLGKAHDPFVLNADPSQPNFKVPDLLPPVEIDTSRLDRRRRIRDLVDQATSNFEASENADLLGNNFESAFRLMTSPKAREAFDLSKEPEKVRQRYGMNRFGQSCLLARRLIENGVRFVTINTFLTVFGEITWDIHGSKPFTSIAGMKNIVAPLYDQGYAALIEDLDQRGLLDSTLVCNLAEFGRTPRVNPAGGRDHWPQCFTCGFAGGGVQGGRIVGASDPIGAVPADRPVQPADVAATVFHSLGFDMEQTLPGPGGRPFPIVDSGHMPIHELF; translated from the coding sequence ATGTTCACGTTCCAAGGCCGTGGCAAATCGGTCACTTGTAACGGGCAGACTCGTCGCGATTTCCTGCAAGTGGGAACGCTCGGCGCAGTTGGCCTCAGTTTGCCTCATATGTTCGCTGCGAAAGCCAACGGTGCATTGAAGCCAGATCATGACGATCGCAATTGCATCATGATCTTCAACTTGGGGGCTCCAAGTCAGCTTGATCTTTGGGATATGAAGCCGGACGCACCCGCGGAAGTACGCGGTCCCTTCAAACCGATCTCGACGAAAAATCCAGACCTCCAACTATCGGAGATTTTGCCGCGTCACGCGGAAATTGCGGACAAGATTTCCTTGGTGCGATCGGTCCATCATACCGGGGCGGCCGTTCATGATGCTGGTTGGCAGATGATGCAGACCGGTCGGCTTTTCACCGGTGGTGTGAACACGCCTCACTTGGGATCGGTCGTAAGTTTTGAACGTGGACGCAAAACCGATTTGCCTGCATTTGCGGTGTTGCCTCAATTGATGGGGCGAGGCGGCGGCAACATGCCCAACGGCCAGGCAGGAGGTTTCCTGGGAAAAGCACACGATCCGTTTGTGCTTAATGCCGATCCATCCCAACCGAATTTTAAAGTGCCGGATCTTCTGCCTCCTGTCGAAATCGATACCAGCCGTCTCGATCGCCGTCGCCGGATTCGAGATCTCGTCGATCAAGCCACCTCTAACTTCGAGGCCAGCGAAAACGCCGATCTATTGGGAAACAACTTCGAGTCGGCTTTTCGGTTGATGACGAGTCCAAAAGCACGAGAAGCCTTCGATCTTTCCAAAGAGCCGGAAAAGGTGCGTCAGCGTTATGGAATGAATCGCTTCGGACAGTCTTGTCTGCTTGCCAGAAGGTTGATTGAAAATGGTGTTCGATTTGTCACCATCAATACCTTTTTGACCGTGTTTGGCGAAATTACGTGGGACATCCATGGATCGAAGCCGTTTACGTCGATCGCCGGAATGAAGAACATCGTCGCTCCACTCTACGACCAAGGGTATGCGGCACTAATCGAAGATCTCGATCAGCGTGGACTGCTCGATTCGACGCTTGTCTGCAACTTGGCCGAATTCGGACGCACTCCTCGAGTTAACCCGGCAGGTGGTCGCGATCATTGGCCGCAATGTTTCACGTGCGGCTTTGCCGGAGGTGGTGTTCAAGGGGGACGTATTGTCGGAGCGAGTGATCCTATTGGGGCCGTTCCCGCCGATCGGCCAGTTCAGCCAGCCGACGTTGCCGCCACGGTCTTTCATAGTCTCGGCTTCGATATGGAGCAGACTTTGCCAGGTCCTGGTGGCCGTCCATTCCCAATCGTCGATTCCGGTCACATGCCGATTCATGAATTATTCTAG
- a CDS encoding DUF1549 domain-containing protein, with protein MTTPLPFTTLIAFGMIFAASSLVAGEEAAFQLVPQEVELNSPHSQQLLLVQKKLGEQLHGQADEKIRWSSSDETIATVTEGIVRPVADGKVTITASQGDLSSSVEVNVSGQAATAETSFRNDVLPILSKRDCNSGACHGALAGKGGFRLSLRGYDPESDYFNIVKQDKGRRIELAAPEYSLLLNKPTTTVPHKGGLLLPRDSEDFHTLAEWIAHGASPPTPDDAVIERVEVYPETSIQKIGAQQQFSARAFYSNGATRDVTRWTKWSSTNDTVAQVDEEGHATVMGPGEGAIVAWFDSKLAIARTTVPFDEEVSKEDLQQADSRKPKNFIDEHIDAQLARLNLVASPDCTDAEFLRRCYLDTIGRLPRPEETRAFLADTSEDKRTKLIDKLLESPEFVDYWAYKWSDILMLNGTLLRPQALKTYYEWIHDHVEKNTPWDQMVRQIVTATGESTENGATNFFALNQTPEDMTENASQAFMSLSIGCAKCHNHPLEKWTNDQYYAMANIFSRVKAKGWGGESRNGNGARTLYVATSGELVQPRTGKPQPPTPLDGEAMAFDDPNDRRLKFADWLTSPDNPYFAKAITNRVWANFFGVGLVEEVDDLRVSNPPSNGPLFDAATKHVIDNQFDLKSLMRVILQSNAYQRSSKPIAGNEAENRFYSRYYPRRLMAEVLHDAVVQVTGVPSKFDTVAFPGNDKQKTDFYPEGTKAIQLYDSAVENYFLSTFGRNPRNIVCECERSDEPTMVQVLHISNGNTINEKLKSKQSQVETLLQLRRNGLSDDAIVDEIYLACFSRYPTPDKRKELVQFLPPRDTSDERETIEDIFWGLMSTREFLFNH; from the coding sequence ATGACCACCCCCCTCCCCTTCACCACGCTAATCGCCTTTGGCATGATCTTCGCCGCATCCTCATTGGTGGCTGGCGAAGAGGCCGCGTTTCAACTGGTTCCTCAAGAGGTGGAGCTGAATTCACCCCATAGCCAACAGTTGCTCCTCGTTCAAAAAAAATTGGGCGAGCAGTTGCACGGCCAAGCCGACGAAAAGATCCGTTGGTCTTCCAGTGACGAAACGATTGCCACGGTTACCGAAGGTATCGTGCGACCCGTTGCCGACGGCAAAGTGACAATAACCGCGTCTCAAGGCGATCTATCGTCTTCCGTGGAAGTGAACGTAAGTGGTCAGGCAGCCACCGCCGAGACTAGTTTCCGGAACGATGTGCTTCCCATCTTGTCCAAAAGAGACTGCAACTCCGGAGCTTGTCACGGGGCACTTGCTGGAAAAGGTGGCTTTCGCCTATCGCTGCGGGGTTACGATCCGGAATCGGACTACTTCAACATTGTGAAGCAAGACAAAGGTCGTCGAATTGAATTGGCCGCTCCGGAATACAGTTTACTGCTCAACAAGCCAACCACGACCGTTCCCCATAAAGGAGGTCTGCTCCTTCCCCGAGACAGCGAAGACTTTCATACATTGGCCGAATGGATCGCGCATGGTGCCAGTCCACCGACGCCTGACGATGCGGTGATTGAAAGAGTCGAAGTTTATCCCGAGACATCGATACAAAAAATTGGTGCCCAGCAGCAGTTCTCGGCGCGGGCATTCTACAGCAATGGCGCGACCCGCGATGTGACTCGGTGGACGAAGTGGTCAAGTACAAACGATACAGTTGCTCAAGTTGACGAAGAGGGACATGCCACGGTCATGGGCCCAGGCGAAGGAGCGATCGTGGCGTGGTTCGACAGCAAGCTAGCCATTGCTCGGACGACCGTTCCATTTGACGAAGAGGTGAGTAAGGAAGATCTGCAACAAGCCGACTCGCGAAAGCCAAAGAACTTTATTGACGAGCATATCGACGCACAGCTCGCGCGGCTCAACTTGGTCGCGTCGCCAGATTGTACCGACGCGGAGTTTCTACGACGTTGTTACCTCGACACGATTGGACGACTACCTCGTCCAGAAGAGACACGAGCGTTCCTAGCCGATACGAGTGAGGACAAACGCACCAAGCTCATTGATAAGCTGTTAGAAAGCCCCGAGTTCGTCGACTACTGGGCTTATAAGTGGTCCGACATCTTAATGCTCAACGGTACGCTGCTGCGGCCTCAGGCGTTGAAGACTTATTACGAGTGGATTCATGACCACGTCGAGAAAAATACGCCGTGGGACCAAATGGTACGCCAAATTGTTACCGCGACCGGCGAAAGTACCGAGAATGGTGCGACCAATTTCTTCGCACTCAATCAAACGCCGGAAGACATGACCGAGAACGCATCGCAGGCGTTCATGAGCCTCTCGATCGGTTGTGCTAAATGCCACAACCATCCATTGGAAAAATGGACCAACGACCAGTATTACGCGATGGCCAATATCTTCTCACGCGTTAAAGCGAAAGGCTGGGGCGGAGAAAGCAGAAACGGCAATGGTGCGCGAACGTTGTACGTGGCAACGTCGGGTGAATTGGTACAGCCGCGAACAGGTAAGCCGCAGCCTCCTACTCCGCTCGACGGCGAAGCGATGGCGTTTGACGACCCGAACGATCGCCGTTTGAAGTTCGCGGATTGGTTGACATCGCCAGATAATCCTTACTTCGCGAAAGCGATCACTAATCGCGTGTGGGCCAACTTCTTCGGTGTTGGACTTGTCGAAGAAGTGGATGATTTGCGTGTATCCAACCCACCTAGCAACGGCCCTCTTTTCGATGCGGCGACGAAGCATGTGATCGATAATCAGTTCGATTTGAAATCGCTCATGCGTGTTATTCTTCAGTCGAACGCCTATCAGCGATCGAGCAAGCCGATCGCTGGCAACGAAGCCGAAAATCGCTTTTATAGTCGCTACTATCCCCGTCGACTGATGGCGGAAGTACTTCATGATGCCGTTGTTCAGGTAACCGGTGTCCCTTCCAAGTTCGACACGGTCGCTTTTCCTGGAAACGACAAACAGAAGACCGACTTCTACCCGGAAGGAACGAAAGCCATTCAGCTGTACGACTCTGCTGTCGAGAACTACTTTTTGAGCACCTTCGGACGAAACCCGCGGAACATCGTTTGTGAGTGCGAACGTTCCGATGAACCAACGATGGTTCAAGTCCTTCACATATCGAATGGAAATACCATCAACGAAAAGCTGAAGTCAAAGCAAAGCCAAGTCGAGACGTTGCTGCAACTCCGCCGAAATGGACTTTCCGATGACGCCATTGTTGATGAAATCTACCTGGCATGCTTTTCACGCTATCCAACTCCCGACAAGCGAAAAGAACTGGTTCAATTTCTTCCCCCACGGGATACTTCGGACGAACGCGAAACGATCGAAGACATTTTCTGGGGTTTGATGAGCACTCGCGAATTCCTTTTCAATCATTGA